One Denticeps clupeoides chromosome 3, fDenClu1.1, whole genome shotgun sequence DNA window includes the following coding sequences:
- the ddx17 gene encoding putative ATP-dependent RNA helicase DDX17 — MRGSSSYGDRDRGRDRGPRFGSNRGGPPAPKKFGNPGEKLRKKKWDLDELPKFEKNFYSEHLEVQRMSQYEVEDFRRKKEITIRGSGCPKPVTSFHQAQFPQYVMDVLIQQNFKEPTPIQAQGFPLALSGRDMVGIAQTGSGKTLAYLLPAIVHINHQPYLERGDGPICLVLAPTRELAQQVQQVAFDYGRSSRIKSTCIYGGAPKGPQIRDLERGVEICIATPGRLIDFLEVGKTNLRRCTYLVLDEADRMLDMGFEPQIRKIVDQIRPDRQTLMWSATWPKEVRQLAEDFLREYNQINVGALELSANHNILQIVDVCMETEKDSKLLQLMEEIMAEKENKTIIFVETKKRCDELTRRMRRDGWPAMCIHGDKSQPERDWVLSEFRSGKAPVLIATDVASRGLDVEDVKFVINYDYPNSSEDYVHRIGRTARSTNKGTAYTFFTPGNLRQARDLVRVLEEARQAINPKLLQLVDSGRGGGGGGRMRYRGSGSSSNNPNLMYQDECDRRMRSVGRDSRTGGSGRDSERSSSSSSSYRDRSRDGRSNYSSGGLYSNGGEQYQSYGSRVGSSQVGGGVSGGVQESAAPPQGPFSQPPPPLPPQTVSGLQPLMAQQFPQPMMGFMNPGPYPFASPPPPPPSRK; from the exons ATGCGAGGCAGCTCGTCGTACGGCGACAGGGACCGTGGGCGAGACCGGGG GCCGCGGTTCGGCTCGAATCGGGGTGGTCCGCCGGCCCCGAAGAAGTTCGGTAACCCCGGAGAAAAGTTGAGGAAAAAGAAGTGGGATCTGGACGAGTTGCCCAAGTTCGAGAAGAATTTTTACAGCGAGCACCTCGAAGTCCAGCGGATGAGTCAG tATGAAGTGGAGGATTTTCggaggaagaaagaaataaCAATTCGAGGTTCAGGCTGCCCAAAGCCCGTCACCAGCTTCCATCAGGCCCAGTTCCCTC AGTATGTGATGGACGTGCTGATACAACAGAACTTTAAGGAGCCCACGCCCATCCAGGCGCAGGGATTTCCACTTGCACTGAGTGGGAGAGACATGGTGGGCATTGCTCAAACTGGCTCTGGGAAGACACTGGCG tatCTTCTCCCAGCCATTGTACACATCAACCACCAGCCGTATTTGGAAAGAGGAGATGGACCCATT TGTCTTGTCCTGGCTCCCACGCGTGAGTTGGCCCAGCAGGTGCAGCAGGTGGCATTTGACTATGGCAGGTCATCCCGCATTAAGAGCACCTGCATATATGGAGGTGCACCTAAAGGGCCACAAATAAGAGATCTGGAGCGAG GTGTTGAAATCTGCATCGCCACTCCTGGCCGTCTCATTGACTTTCTGGAGGTCGGAAAGACCAACCTGCGGCGCTGCACCTACCTGGTGCTGGATGAGGCTGACCGCATGTTGGACATGGGCTTCGAGCCTCAGATCCGCAAGATTGTGGACCAGATCAGA CCTGACCGGCAGACCTTGATGTGGAGTGCCACATGGCCCAAGGAGGTTCGGCAGCTTGCAGAGGACTTCCTGCGTGAATACAACCAAATCAACGTGGGTGCCCTGGAGCTTAGTGCCAACCACAACATCCTGCAGATTGTTGATGTGTGCAtggagacagagaaggacagCAA GCTGCTTCAGCTGATGGAGGAGATCATGGCTGAGAAGGAGAACAAGACCATCATCTTTGTGGAAACTAAGAAGCGCTGTGATGAACTGACAAGGCGAATGAGAAGGGATGG GTGGCCAGCCATGTGTATACATGGTGACAAGAGCCAGCCGGAGCGTGACTGGGTTTTGTCAG AGTTCCGCAGTGGTAAAGCTCCAGTTCTCATTGCCACAGATGTGGCTTCCCGTGGACTAG ATGTGGAGGACGTCAAGTTTGTCATCAACTACGACTACCCCAACTCCTCTGAGGACTATGTGCACCGCATCGGCCGCACGGCCCGCAGCACCAACAAGGGCACAGCCTACACCTTCTTCACCCCAGGCAACCTGAGGCAGGCGCGGGACTTGGTGCGGGTGCTGGAGGAGGCCCGACAGGCCATCAACCCAAAGCTGTTGCAGCTGGTGGACTCTGgccgtggaggaggaggag GTGGTAGGATGCGTTACCGTGGCAGTGGCTCCAGCTCTAACAACCCCAACCTGATGTATCAGGATGAGTGCGATCGGCGAATGCGCTCAGTCGGCCGAGACAGCCGCACTGGCGGCAGTGGTCGCGACTCTGAGCGgtcttcctcctcgtcctcctcctacCGAGACCGCAGCAGGGATGGGCGGAGCAACTACAGCTCTGGGGGGTTGTACAGTAACGGTGGTGAGCAGTATCAGAGCTATGGCTCCAGGGTCGGAAGCTCACAGGTGGGAGGCGGGGTCAGCGGTGGCGTTCAGGAGTCCGCTGCCCCCCCCCAGGGACCCTTCAGTCAGCCACCTCCACCGTTGCCCCCCCAGACAGTCTCAGGCCTGCAGCCACTAATGGCGCAGCAGTTCCCACAGCCCATGATGGGCTTCATGAATCCGGGCCCGTACCCGTTCGCTtctccacccccacctccccccAGTAGAAAGTAG
- the ntan1 gene encoding protein N-terminal asparagine amidohydrolase isoform X2: MPLVVENGRVARVGATAELFSKYPRLQESARAFRAKTPVTVEPARLLYVQQREFAATTPSDSSVTVIGSADATTCHLVVVRHTGSGAACLAHCDGSDTWAEVPLIIKAVTSLSSTAKNGRLELHLVGGFDDESRTSHKLSLNLLAAFQLQQEDIYLETCCITELNDVVVDGVHRPVVYGLGVNVKTGEVFPASFLVHGPAEDLRSARTFTGGQMVSVYDPSKEHVKIGPCRWSPNRDMAFWLSQDDETILQYLSTSPMAEPPHFVQHIKSTIQFLLDHPTADSLFPAGEPQVFHRSPRGDWERVDQQ, translated from the exons ATGCCGCTCGTGGTAGAAAACGGGCGGGTCGCGCGCGTGGGCGCCACGGCGGAATTGTTCTCCAAGTATCCGCGCCTTCAG GAAAGCGCCAGAGCGTTTCGGGCTAAAACGCCGGTGACCGTGGAGCCCGCGCGCCTTCTGTACGTGCAACAGCGGGAGTTCGCAGCGACAACTCCATCCGACA GCTCTGTCACTGTCATCGGCTCCGCGGATGCCACCACCTGTCATTTAGTCGTGGTGCGACACACtg GGAGTGGAGCTGCCTGCTTGGCGCACTGTGATGGCTCGGACACCTGGGCCGAGGTTCCGCTCATCATTAAAGCGGTCACCAgtctcagcagcacagcaaagaATGGCAG ACTGGAGCTACACCTTGTTGGAGGTTTTGATGACGAATCACGGACATCTCACAAACTCAGCCTTAATCTCCTGG CGGCCTTTCAACTTCAGCAAGAAGACATTTATCTGGAGACGTGTTGCATCACAG AACTGAACGACGTGGTCGTTGATGGCGTTCATAGGCCGGTGGTGTACGGACTCG GAGTGAACGTGAAGACTGGTGAGGTGTTCCCTGCATCGTTCCTCGTCCATGGGCCTGCTGAGGATCTCCGCTCAGCACGGACTTTCACCGGCGGACAG ATGGTCAGCGTTTATGACCCTAGCAAGGAGCATGTGAAAATTGGCCCGTGCAGGTGGTCACCCAACAGGGACATGGCCTTCTGGTTGTCCCAGGATGATGAAACAATTTTACAG TATTTGTCCACGTCCCCAATGGCCGAGCCGCCACATTTTGTCCAGCACATCAAGTCAACCATCCAGTTCCTCCTGGACCATCCGACCGCAGACAGCCTTTTTCCTGCAGGAGAGCCTCAGGTCTTCCATCGGAGTCCGCGCGGTGATTGGGAACGCGTCGACCAGCAGTAG
- the LOC114786489 gene encoding mpv17-like protein has product MRRAFWRHVKRFPWATNVTLYGCLFAAGDVVHQCASTAERFEWKQTRNVAVVAFGFHGNFNFFWMRFLERRFPGKSVGMVLRKLLLDQAAAAPLATSVFYTGISFLEGKDDITQDWREKFLNTYKTGLMYWPFVQLLNFALVPLFLRTAFTGCCAFLWATFLCFSHQTGDGTATAALTWLRGPSARAAQLHEHNRKSR; this is encoded by the exons ATGAGGAGGGCTTTCTGGAGACACGTCAAGCGCTTCCCCTGGGCCACCAACGTCACCCTGTACGGCTGCCTGTTCGCCGCCGGCGACGTGGTGCACCAGTGCGCGTCCACGGCGGAGCGCTTCGAGTGGAAACAGACGAGGAACGTGGCCGTGGTCGCCTtcggtttccatggcaacttcAACTTCTTCTGGATGAGGTTCCTGGAGCGGCGCTTCCCCGGGAAGTCCGTGGGAATGGTGCTGAGGAAACTTCTCCTAGACCAGGCGGCCGCCGCACCCCTTGCCACCAGCGTGTTCTACACAG GAATCAGCTTTTTAGAAGGTAAGGATGACATTACACAGGACTGGAGGGAGAAGTTCCTCAACACATACAAG ACTGGACTAATGTACTGGCCATTTGTGCAG CTCCTGAACTTCGCCTTGGTGCCACTATTCCTGCGCACAGCATTCACCGGCTGCTGTGCCTTCCTTTGGGCGACATTCTTGTGCTTCTCCCACCAGACTGGCGATGGGACAGCGACGGCGGCCCTGACGTGGCTTCGTGGCCCGAGTGCTAGAGCTGCTCAACTCCACGAACACAACAGGAAGAGCAGATGA
- the ntan1 gene encoding protein N-terminal asparagine amidohydrolase isoform X1 — MPLVVENGRVARVGATAELFSKYPRLQESARAFRAKTPVTVEPARLLYVQQREFAATTPSDSSVTVIGSADATTCHLVVVRHTGSGAACLAHCDGSDTWAEVPLIIKAVTSLSSTAKNGRLELHLVGGFDDESRTSHKLSLNLLAAFQLQQEDIYLETCCITELNDVVVDGVHRPVVYGLGVNVKTGEVFPASFLVHGPAEDLRSARTFTGGQMVSVYDPSKEHVKIGPCRWSPNRDMAFWLSQDDETILQFSFPFWICSICPRPQWPSRHILSSTSSQPSSSSWTIRPQTAFFLQESLRSSIGVRAVIGNASTSSSACPPPFFPSLPAPRTVDLAGRSSAGLFNAW, encoded by the exons ATGCCGCTCGTGGTAGAAAACGGGCGGGTCGCGCGCGTGGGCGCCACGGCGGAATTGTTCTCCAAGTATCCGCGCCTTCAG GAAAGCGCCAGAGCGTTTCGGGCTAAAACGCCGGTGACCGTGGAGCCCGCGCGCCTTCTGTACGTGCAACAGCGGGAGTTCGCAGCGACAACTCCATCCGACA GCTCTGTCACTGTCATCGGCTCCGCGGATGCCACCACCTGTCATTTAGTCGTGGTGCGACACACtg GGAGTGGAGCTGCCTGCTTGGCGCACTGTGATGGCTCGGACACCTGGGCCGAGGTTCCGCTCATCATTAAAGCGGTCACCAgtctcagcagcacagcaaagaATGGCAG ACTGGAGCTACACCTTGTTGGAGGTTTTGATGACGAATCACGGACATCTCACAAACTCAGCCTTAATCTCCTGG CGGCCTTTCAACTTCAGCAAGAAGACATTTATCTGGAGACGTGTTGCATCACAG AACTGAACGACGTGGTCGTTGATGGCGTTCATAGGCCGGTGGTGTACGGACTCG GAGTGAACGTGAAGACTGGTGAGGTGTTCCCTGCATCGTTCCTCGTCCATGGGCCTGCTGAGGATCTCCGCTCAGCACGGACTTTCACCGGCGGACAG ATGGTCAGCGTTTATGACCCTAGCAAGGAGCATGTGAAAATTGGCCCGTGCAGGTGGTCACCCAACAGGGACATGGCCTTCTGGTTGTCCCAGGATGATGAAACAATTTTACAG TTCAGTTTTCCATTTTGGATTTGCAGTATTTGTCCACGTCCCCAATGGCCGAGCCGCCACATTTTGTCCAGCACATCAAGTCAACCATCCAGTTCCTCCTGGACCATCCGACCGCAGACAGCCTTTTTCCTGCAGGAGAGCCTCAGGTCTTCCATCGGAGTCCGCGCGGTGATTGGGAACGCGTCGACCAGCAGTAGTGCCTGCCCTCCTCCCTTCTTCCCCTCTTTGCCCGCACCGCGGACAGTGGATCTCGCCGGGCGATCTTCAGCAGGACTGTTTAATGCCTGGTAG